The region GCTATAGAAGTCTCTGGAAGGAGACTGGCCTGGGGCTTTGTCACACACTTCCTGCTGAGTGTCTCCCACTGTTTCTGATCTGAGAATTCACACAGGCCTTgctcatctggcctctgcaggcaaagGACAGGAGAAGCAGGGGAGGCAGATGTGAGCAGAAGGTTGGGCAGACTCTGGAATGGTATGCAGCAAGTACCCTGGGGGAGACCTTAGCTGGGTGTCCACTCCCTGCCTGCACCCTCACCTTTAGAATCCACAGGCTCTGGATACACAGCACACAGAGGTAGCTTTGAAGACTTTTCCCTTTCTtaagttcattatttttcttcattagctcttataaaattagatttttaagttggccactgtgtgagtgtgtgagtatttgTGTGGATTTTAGTGAAATAGATCAAGACACTGTGACATTAGATGATATTGATGTTTTGAAGCAGCTCACTGTGATCTCAAGCTCCCAGCAATGTCTCTGTGCCTCAGCGGGAGTCACCAGGCCTGTCCCTGGCAATACTTTTCGAGAGTGTTCATTATGTAGACAAAGATTAGGCAGGAACTAGAACCAGATATTGACTGGATGCTGTGCACAGACCCTGGATTGGGCACACACTGTCCTAGGCAGATCCTTTCCTGCTGTAGATACTGGGAGCTTTGCTGAACTAGATGTTCTACTCAGATTCACCCATCTTTGTTGGGAATTTGTCTGCCTCTAGGCTGGGTAGGGGTCCCCAGGAACATCACACTCCTTTGAAAATTAATCCATCTTAGTTCTTGGCCCTCAACATGAACCCCTAAGTGTCTACTAAGTTCACTAAGAACCCTGACCTGTGACCCCTTCATAACACCCTTGGGAGGTTGATGTATGTGTAGGTTTCACTCCTGCTAGGCAGCTTTATGGGATAAGAGAGGGGTGGGACCCCTGTCTGGGACCTAAGTATCATCAGGCTAGCCCTGTATGCACCCTGACCATGAATCAGCCACTCTGGTGTAGGGCAGAAGCCTGTGTCGGGCCCAGTGGGCTGAGGGGGCTGCACAAAGCTGGTTTGAGGGAACATTTTGTGCAAGACATTTACCAAGTGCTGGGGAGATTGTGCCAGGGTTTTCCAGCCCCTGGCTGCAGTCCCATGCCCTCCCCACATCCTCTTATAAAAGCCACTGCATCCCCAGCCAACCATTTTCTCTTCCCAGGCCTGGTGCTTCTGAGTGCCCTCAGCATGGCACTGCACACGGTTCTTATCATGTTGAGCCTCCTGCCGATGTTGGAAGCTCAGAACCCAGAACATGCCAACATCACCATAGGTGAACCTATCACCAATGAGACCCTAGGCTGGGTAAGTGTCTGCCTGGCACCTGGACCTGTTCACTGTAGGAGGTTACTCTTTCCTCTGGGCTTTCCCTTCCCTGATGTCTGTGTTCATCTCTGGGCTCCTGGTActgccctttcctctcctggAGACCTGGTggcatccccctgtctccaaaccCAGAAGCATCACTCAGGTCTCTCTCAGCATGGGACAGAGCAGTAGGATGGCTAAATTTTGAACTTCCCATGGGTTCCTGGTCTGGGGTTTCAGTTTTCCCATGTATGGCTGAGAAGCCATCTCTTGCATGTTCCTCATCATAGCTGAATGTGAAGTTCCATACTACAAGCCCTGCTCATCTGTGTGCCTTCTTCTCCCCAGCTCGTTGACAAATGgtttctcattgctgtggctGTCAGAAATCCTGAGCTCCAGCATATAATTCAAGAGAAACAGACACAATATTTTTACCTTACACTCAACTTGATGAGAGACAAGATGTTATTTCAGGAGTATTTCACCACGTGAGTCTTTCTAATTGCCAGCCCACCCTTGCCCTGACCTCCATTCCTGGAAGTCTAGAGACCTGAGCATACTGGCTCTGCCTGGCATACCCACCCACCTTCAGGAATGGGGACAGTTGTGCTGTATACCTGCCTGTTGCCCACTCCCCTCCTTTGGTTGGTCAGATCACCTCTCCATCAGTTGTCcactctctctttgctttttagAGGTGGCCAGTGTGAAAATGACACCAACTATCTGGAATTCCAGAGAGAGAACGGAGCCCTATCCTTGCATGGTGAGGGTGGGAACTCATGGCATTCTGGCAGAGTATTGCAAGGGTACAAGGTGGCAGCAGAACAGGGCAGTTAGGTCTGTGAAGTCACTCTCTGAGGCTTGTAAGTGGACGTAGATTTCAAACCGGAGTCCACCTGCAAGTACAGACTTGCTTTGATCATTCTTTATGACCCCTTGTGAGCTCAGACGGGGAACCCAGGGGTTGGAAAGCCATGATTTCAGCCAACCCCTATGTCACCAGGGACAGCACTGAGGACGGCAACTGAATGCTGGTGGGACAGATCATACACTCTTACATTTTAACTGTCCCTAAGCAGCTTTAATGTTTAAGGGAAAGTGTTAACTATGCCCCACCAACACACCTCCAAAGGCCATTTCCAAGGTCCCAGCCATTCCatatctctgaagaaagagagtGAGTTTGGCATCCAACAGAGACTGAGCACATGGCAGCCCCAGGGATCCCCAGGCACTTGTGCTTCCAGGCCTTGAGGATGGAACTACAGCATCATTCTAGTGACTCACAAAGGCCTTCCTTCTGCAGTACAAGGAGAAGAATCCTTTGCTCATCTGATAGCAATGAGGAAACATGGGGCCTTCATGGTGGCCTCTTTGCTGAAGGATGAGAAGAAAAGGGTGCTGGTTCTCTATGGTAGGCACCTCACAGCTGAGGTCCCCAACTCCACTGGGCCTTACACTTGGTCACCCACCCACATCCCACATCACTACCTGGCCTCCCATCTTCTGGACCCTTACACAGCACACCCGTGGATACCTTCTTTCTTGCAGCCAAAGAGCCAAATATCACCCCGGAGCTGCGGGAAGTATTCCAGAAGGCTGTCAAACACGTGGGCATGGATGAATCAGAAATCATATTTGTTGATTGGAAAAAGGTAAATGAGGAGGCTGTATGATACCACCTCAGCAGTGCTGCCATTGTCAGTGACcctagaggctcagagagggcaaGCTTCTGATTAAGGCAGCTCAGCGAGGCAGGTATCTTGCCATTAATAACTCTCCTTCTTACTGTGACAGCTGAGAGTCACAGAGATCCTAGATGGGTAGTGAGCCTGAGATGGGTGAAGTTAAGTAGAAGATCCTGGAAAGCTTGTGGAGGATAAGAGCAAGACCAAGATGGgtgactgagggaacagccagtGCCAGGGTCCCAGGTTTTTCCCTGCCCTTTATATGCACTACCTATCCTAGCAGGAGTTGTGATTGACATCTTCCATACCACCCCAACTCCAGCAAGCCCAATAGCTTCGATAGGCAGGGATGACCGATGCCGAGACCTCTTGATGTTCTGTCTACACTTGTGAAGTAGGAGAGGCCACATCAACCTAGGCTTTCATCCAGGCGAAGCCATGGGATCAACCAATCAGCTTACATGTAGTTCAAGAGATACTCAATACTTTTGTGACTCCATTCTACATTCTCTGGCCACCTGAGCCTCTCCTGGCATCACCAGCCTGCAGATTCCCAGGGGGGAAGTACCTGCACACAGACGCTGCCATTAAGCCATTTCACACACTgagtcgtcccccccccccaagcagtGGGTCCAGTAGACTCATGCTGCACTTGTGGACAGAAGTGGTTAGATAATGCCTGCCATTTGGGGGGTTCTGCTCACACTCAATGGGGTGAATAAGCCGGAGCTCAGAGATGAGGGACAACTTACCCTAAACTAGTGGTTCTCAAGGATGGGTCTCAACCTGTATGTCAGATGTCCTGCATGTCATATtcttatgatttataacagtagcctAATTACatttatgaggtagcaatgaaaacatggttggggggtcaccacaacacaagaaaCCATGTTAAAGTTTTGCAtatattaggaaggctgagaaaacTGTTCTGACACTGCAGGGGAGCCATGGTAGATCCAAGATAGAGCTGGTTGACACTATAATGCCATTGTGGCCAACAACAATACTTCCCCCAACCCACCTTAAGATATGTGGATTCATAGCTAGTACGTGTATATATGTGAC is a window of Mus caroli chromosome 4, CAROLI_EIJ_v1.1, whole genome shotgun sequence DNA encoding:
- the LOC110292657 gene encoding alpha-1-acid glycoprotein 8-like, which gives rise to MALHTVLIMLSLLPMLEAQNPEHANITIGEPITNETLGWLVDKWFLIAVAVRNPELQHIIQEKQTQYFYLTLNLMRDKMLFQEYFTTGGQCENDTNYLEFQRENGALSLHVQGEESFAHLIAMRKHGAFMVASLLKDEKKRVLVLYAKEPNITPELREVFQKAVKHVGMDESEIIFVDWKKDKCG